DNA sequence from the Candidatus Hydrogenedens sp. genome:
ATGGGACTGCACCTATACTATTTTGTATCAGATGGATGGCCTTGATGTCTTCTGGATTTTTAACGGTAACAGCACCTCCAAGCACATCGGAATGCCCTCCTAAATATTTTGTGCTACTATGCACTACATAATCGGCTCCTAAAAGTATCGGCTTTTGTAGATAGGGTGTGGCAAATGTATTGTCCACAGCAAGTTTAAGTCCATATTTTTTAGAAATCTGTGCTATTGCCGATATATCAACAATATTAAGCAATGGGTTTGTCGGGGATTCTACCCATATAAGCCGGGGCTTTTTTAATTTTTGAATTGCCTGTTCAAAGGATAGCGGATTGTTATCCTCGGCGTATGCTACCTCGATACCCCATTGAGAATATATCTTATCCAGCAGGCGCACTGTTCCTCCGTATAAATCATGCCCTGCTACAATACCATCGCCCGGAGATAGTGTCTGTATAATTGCAGATATAGCCGCAACACCGGAAGCAAAACATGCTGTAGCAGAACCTTCTTCCAATTGGGTAATACATTCCTCTAAACTTTTTCGCGTTGGATTTTGTGTCCGTGTATATTCAAATCCTTTGTGTTTTCCCGGCTCCAATT
Encoded proteins:
- a CDS encoding PLP-dependent aspartate aminotransferase family protein, whose amino-acid sequence is MEFGTRAIHAGQAPDPLTGAVVTPIHLATTFQQLEPGKHKGFEYTRTQNPTRKSLEECITQLEEGSATACFASGVAAISAIIQTLSPGDGIVAGHDLYGGTVRLLDKIYSQWGIEVAYAEDNNPLSFEQAIQKLKKPRLIWVESPTNPLLNIVDISAIAQISKKYGLKLAVDNTFATPYLQKPILLGADYVVHSSTKYLGGHSDVLGGAVTVKNPEDIKAIHLIQNSIGAVPSPFDCYLLLRGIKTLHVRMERHCDNAEKVVQYLAHHPKIKKIYYPGLGKEPILDIARKQMLRFGGMVSMELNDMETLENFYQRAKIFTLAESLGAVESLFCVPYYMTHAGLSEEKKQKLGVTPTLVRLSIGIEDINDLLSDLCQALG